A region from the Corylus avellana chromosome ca7, CavTom2PMs-1.0 genome encodes:
- the LOC132187132 gene encoding protein POST-ILLUMINATION CHLOROPHYLL FLUORESCENCE INCREASE, chloroplastic: MAAVSSSMVTSSTQPFLGVQSASNSSTSRPVSNMLASNFIGSSLPRCFPKKKRVVKSSGKVRAVAAVATPPAEDIKEFTLPTWAMFELGKAPIYWKTMNGLPPTSGEKLKLFYNPAAKKVVPNEEFGIAFNGGFNQPIMCGEPRAMLRKNRGKADPPFYTIQICIPKHAVYLIFSFTNGVEWDGPYKLQFQVPKGWRNKPDGFFNEGLTEELSKEGACERAIFPDTDLVVTRCAMIGNLTVEGGDRCNLDLVLGCTDPSSPLYDPLANVDDGSCPIDLESDLE, from the exons ATGGCGGCTGTGAGTTCATCAATGGTTACATCTTCCACTCAACCTTTTCTGGGCGTGCAGTCTGCTTCTAATAGTAGTACAAGTCGACCTGTTTCAAACATGCTTG CTagcaattttattggttcttcCCTGCCAAGGTGTTTCCCTAAGAAGAAGAGAGTTGTCAAGAGTAGCGGGAAAGTGAGAGCTGTGGCAGCTGTTGCAACTCCTCCTGCTGAGGACATCAAAGA GTTTACCCTTCCTACGTGGGCTATGTTTGAACTTGGCAAGGCCCCTATATATTGGAAAACCATGAATGGTCTTCCTCCTACTTCT GGGGAAAAGCTAAAGCTTTTCTACAATCCGGCTGCAAAGAAGGTTGTTCCAAATGAAGAATTTGGGATTGCTTTTAACG GAGGCTTTAATCAGCCCATTATGTGTGGTGAGCCAAGGGCAATGCTTAGGAAAAACAGAGGCAAAGCTGATCCCCCTTTTTATACCATCCAGATATGCATTCCTAAGCATG CTGTGTACTTGATCTTCTCATTCACAAATGGAGTTGAATGGGATGGTCCTTACAAACTGCAATTTCAAGTTCCCAAGGGTTGGCGAAACAAACCAGATGGCTTCTTTAATGAG GGTCTAACAGAAGAGTTAAGTAAAGAAGGTGCATGTGAGAGAGCAATCTTTCCAGACACAGATCTTGTGGTGACAAGATGTGCTATGATTGGAAATTTGACAGTTGAAGGG GGTGATCGTTGCAATCTGGATCTCGTACTAGGATGCACAGATCCTAGCTCCCCCCTCTATGACCCACTTGCTAATGTAGATGATGGATCCTGCCCCATTGATTTAGAATCTGATCTGGAATAG
- the LOC132187133 gene encoding phosphatidylcholine:diacylglycerol cholinephosphotransferase 1-like, with product MNGAALAPLHAPSCGLKHRPVTNGDNVNGVRSRDTGKEEKKRAASFMTWTAEDVAHVARFHWVPCLFGVALLFFMGVEYTLRMIPPSSAPFDLGFVVTRPLHRLLVARPELNTLLAALNTVFVGMQTTYILWTWLIEGRPRATISALFMFTCRGILGYSTQLPLPQGFLGSGVDFPVGNVSFFLFYSGHVAGSVIASLDMRRTQRWELAWLFDGLNVLQSVRLLGTRGHYTIDLAVGVGAGILFDSLAGKYEESKRKAAIAAVLL from the exons ATGAACGGCGCAGCGTTGGCCCCCCTTCACGCCCCGTCGTGCGGGCTTAAACACAGGCCCGTAACTAACGGCGACAACGTTAACGGCGTCCGTAGCAGGGACACGGggaaggaagagaagaagagagccGCCTCGTTTATGACGTGGACGGCGGAGGATGTGGCGCACGTGGCCAGGTTCCATTGGGTGCCTTGTTTGTTTGGGGTGGCGCTGCTGTTCTTCATGGGCGTGGAGTACACGCTCCGGATGATTCCGCCGTCCTCCGCTCCCTTTGATCTGGGATTCGTCGTCACGCGCCCACTCCATCGCCTGCTCGTCGCGCGACCCGAGCTCAACACCTTGCTGGCGGCCCTTAATACG GTGTTTGTGGGAATGCAAACAACATATATTCTGTGGACGTGGTTGATAGAGGGCCGCCCAAGGGCGACAATCTCCGCTCTCTTCATGTTCACTTGCCGGGGAATCCTAGGTTACTCCACGCAGCTTCCATTGCCTCAG GGATTTTTGGGCTCTGGTGTGGACTTCCCGGTAGGGAATGTATCTTTCTTCCTATTCTACTCGGGTCACGTGGCGGGGTCGGTAATTGCGTCGTTGGACATGCGGCGGACGCAACGGTGGGAATTGGCCTGGTTATTTGACGGGCTGAATGTTCTCCAATCCGTGAGGCTGCTGGGTACGAGGGGTCACTATACAATTGATTTGGCTGTCGGGGTCGGTGCCGGAATTCTCTTTGATTCTCTGGCCGGAAAGTACGAAGAGAGCAAAAGGAAAGCAGCAATTGCTGCCGTCCTACTGTGA